Proteins from a single region of Bdellovibrio bacteriovorus HD100:
- a CDS encoding AlkZ-related protein, with the protein MSSKKKKTQMVKAINQRGCLLVYPLENRKEPASLWSELYPRTKMRWEWDQDGDNRVAEMWVLREELSRSEEVIYAKWFRNRATFFSKEVFLNMLAYLGSSQGRIQLPRSSQEALDSFLLDSPQSTKVIKENLGWQGKLMESHYNRAMKPLWSYLFLVGYGEVQDSSFPSLNMAAAQNLFEDLWLQSQSLDPQKAEAFLEKKLGSDNPFFKYAQKMAKGRSQL; encoded by the coding sequence ATGAGTTCAAAAAAGAAGAAAACGCAGATGGTGAAGGCAATCAACCAGCGGGGATGCCTGCTGGTGTATCCGCTGGAAAATCGCAAAGAACCCGCCAGCCTGTGGTCCGAACTTTACCCGCGCACCAAAATGCGCTGGGAGTGGGACCAGGATGGTGACAACCGCGTGGCGGAGATGTGGGTTCTGCGTGAAGAGCTTTCGCGCAGTGAAGAGGTCATTTATGCCAAGTGGTTCCGCAACCGCGCGACTTTTTTTTCGAAGGAAGTTTTTCTGAACATGCTGGCGTATCTGGGAAGCTCGCAGGGGCGCATCCAGCTGCCGCGCTCCAGCCAGGAGGCTTTGGACAGTTTTCTGCTGGATTCGCCGCAGTCGACCAAGGTGATCAAGGAAAATCTGGGTTGGCAGGGAAAATTGATGGAAAGCCATTACAACCGGGCGATGAAGCCGTTATGGAGCTATCTGTTTCTGGTGGGCTATGGTGAAGTGCAGGATTCCAGCTTTCCTTCTTTGAACATGGCAGCGGCGCAAAATCTTTTTGAAGACTTGTGGTTGCAGTCTCAGTCCCTCGATCCACAAAAGGCCGAAGCTTTCCTGGAAAAGAAGCTGGGCTCTGACAATCCGTTTTTCAAGTACGCGCAGAAGATGGCGAAAGGCAGATCCCAGCTTTAG
- the mtgA gene encoding monofunctional biosynthetic peptidoglycan transglycosylase has translation MRSRWQTLRKWIVKAVLLFFVSSLGFVLLYRFVPVPLTPLMVIRSVSSVWGEEFVGIHKDWVPLEEIAPSVQKAVLKAEDYRFFEHNGFDFDAIEKAMKYNKTHKRKKGASTITQQTAKNVFLWPQRDWVRKGLEAYFTILIESTWPKERIMEVYLNVIELGPGVYGVEAASQKYFKRSAKNLNPYQASLIAAVLPNPRRFRIDRPSNYVVGRQRRILNRVAPAIPKAADASLLDFLDLKFDSEEDESAN, from the coding sequence ATGCGCAGTCGTTGGCAAACTCTTAGAAAATGGATCGTGAAAGCTGTTCTGCTCTTTTTTGTGAGCAGTCTGGGATTCGTTTTGCTTTATCGCTTCGTACCGGTGCCGCTGACACCTTTGATGGTAATTCGTTCGGTCAGTTCGGTGTGGGGGGAAGAATTTGTCGGCATTCACAAGGACTGGGTGCCGTTGGAAGAGATTGCCCCCTCCGTGCAAAAGGCTGTGCTGAAAGCCGAGGACTATCGTTTCTTTGAGCACAACGGCTTTGACTTTGACGCCATTGAAAAGGCGATGAAGTACAACAAGACCCACAAACGGAAAAAAGGGGCCAGCACCATCACCCAGCAGACCGCAAAGAACGTGTTTTTGTGGCCCCAGCGTGATTGGGTTCGCAAAGGTCTTGAGGCCTACTTCACCATCCTGATTGAATCAACCTGGCCCAAAGAGCGCATCATGGAAGTTTATCTGAATGTGATCGAGCTGGGCCCGGGGGTTTACGGGGTCGAGGCAGCATCGCAAAAGTATTTCAAGCGCAGCGCCAAGAATCTGAATCCCTATCAGGCGTCTTTGATTGCTGCGGTACTTCCGAACCCGCGTCGTTTTAGAATTGATCGCCCCTCTAACTATGTTGTCGGTCGTCAGCGCCGCATTTTGAATCGCGTGGCTCCCGCCATTCCCAAGGCAGCCGATGCTTCACTTCTGGACTTTCTGGATCTGAAGTTTGACAGCGAAGAAGACGAATCCGCCAATTAA
- the gloA gene encoding lactoylglutathione lyase, with the protein MSNIPGVCVSPDKETQKYVFNHTMLRIKDPKASLDFYTRVLGMKLVRKLDFAEWKFSLYFLAYVPEGTDVPTENEANARYAFGREAVLELTHNWGTEEQETTPYHNGNTEPRGFGHICISVPDIQQACARFESLGVNFQKRLGEGGMKNIAFVKDPDQYWIEVVQPGLL; encoded by the coding sequence ATGTCAAACATCCCTGGGGTGTGCGTGAGCCCCGACAAAGAAACACAGAAGTATGTATTCAACCACACCATGCTTAGAATCAAAGATCCTAAAGCCTCGTTGGATTTCTACACCCGCGTTTTGGGGATGAAGCTGGTGCGCAAACTGGATTTTGCGGAATGGAAGTTTTCTTTGTACTTCCTGGCTTATGTTCCGGAAGGCACCGATGTTCCCACTGAAAATGAAGCCAATGCCCGTTATGCCTTTGGTCGGGAGGCTGTTCTGGAACTGACCCATAACTGGGGCACCGAAGAACAGGAAACCACCCCGTACCACAATGGCAATACCGAGCCTCGCGGGTTTGGCCATATCTGTATTTCAGTCCCGGATATTCAACAGGCCTGTGCGCGCTTTGAATCCCTGGGTGTGAATTTCCAAAAACGTCTGGGCGAGGGTGGTATGAAAAACATCGCTTTTGTCAAAGATCCGGATCAATATTGGATTGAGGTGGTTCAACCAGGTCTTTTGTAA
- a CDS encoding ATP-binding protein produces MFQRLLKNWAVQIFLIFVLYYLTGRLGLLLALPPGYASLVWPPFGISIAALLLLGINRWPGVLIGAFLVNARHMESISNLLLPLGISMGNTISVIVAALLIRRFLHFPKRFYLEREVILFLFLAGPVAALLSASAGVGLLYLNDVVSQKNASMNWIYWFVGDAIGGLIFAPLALMFSTQSRRYWLKSVTKVLVPVCVAFALILSASQYLTLSEQEKQSAEFTRKAEFTFNVLEKDFNGNIDMLESLKSFFDSSTSVTRQEFRDFSSTLHSRRPEVQALAWIPYNQDKPETLRIEYIEPLPTNSQVLGTDFGTHPDRQALLKKALEKRRLITSGPMNLREFYPQARGIFLLLAIGRPEGVLLEVLRLDGILRDLTGVLNDPSYRVLIEDVTQTSNRELMVDTLSGGRDFHADFRWSSHLEIGDRLWEVTIQQDTSLRQGSAFNTAVFLLTSLVFVFLICTLLLTIANRIITVEEIVDEKTQHLIDLNVQLKKASETKSEFLANMSHEIRTPLNVIVGMSDLLEESPLNEDQKHYVDISKKAGHNLLSIINDILDISKIEAGLLTLEKTEVDLHSLVNDITEMFELKAREKNLELSVYLSEDTHSIFMGDPTRIRQVLSNLISNSLKFTTDGSIRVEVMKNQTEMEGNLIFHVSDTGIGIPRDKIPQLFQPFTQADSTITRKFGGTGLGLSISKRLVKMMNGDITVESELHRGSRFSFSLNLPWLRDVPAEGEHTAEEISQVPTGPAAEQEPLSILIVDDTEDNRLLIKAYLKNTPHQISEACNGRQALELAQKQRFDLILMDMQMPVMDGFTATQKIRKWEQDHQRPASTIWALTAFALKNEIDRSLSVGCNLHLIKPLRKADLLNHIQKLSEERHQHR; encoded by the coding sequence ATGTTCCAACGACTTTTAAAAAACTGGGCTGTTCAGATCTTTCTTATTTTTGTTCTGTACTATTTGACAGGACGCCTGGGACTTTTGTTGGCGCTTCCACCCGGTTATGCGTCATTGGTTTGGCCCCCATTTGGTATCAGCATCGCGGCCCTGTTGCTTTTAGGAATCAATCGCTGGCCCGGAGTTCTGATTGGGGCCTTCCTGGTCAACGCCCGCCACATGGAAAGTATTTCAAATCTGCTGCTGCCCCTGGGGATCTCCATGGGCAATACAATTTCAGTGATTGTCGCGGCCCTGCTAATCCGACGATTTCTCCATTTCCCCAAACGCTTCTATCTTGAACGCGAAGTGATTCTGTTTTTGTTTCTGGCCGGTCCCGTCGCCGCCCTGCTTAGCGCCAGCGCCGGCGTGGGACTGCTCTATCTGAACGATGTGGTGTCGCAGAAAAACGCCTCGATGAACTGGATCTACTGGTTCGTCGGCGATGCCATTGGCGGGCTGATCTTTGCCCCGCTGGCCCTGATGTTCTCTACCCAGTCACGCCGCTACTGGCTTAAATCCGTCACCAAGGTTCTGGTCCCGGTGTGTGTGGCCTTTGCACTGATTCTTTCGGCTTCCCAGTATTTGACTCTGTCAGAGCAAGAAAAACAATCCGCGGAGTTCACCCGCAAGGCCGAGTTCACCTTCAACGTTCTGGAAAAAGATTTTAACGGCAACATCGATATGCTGGAGTCCTTAAAAAGCTTCTTTGACAGCTCAACATCTGTGACCCGTCAGGAGTTCCGGGACTTTTCAAGCACCCTGCACTCTCGCCGCCCCGAGGTTCAGGCTTTGGCTTGGATACCCTATAACCAGGACAAACCAGAAACTTTGCGCATCGAATACATCGAACCACTTCCCACCAACAGTCAGGTTCTGGGAACTGACTTTGGCACCCATCCCGACCGCCAGGCCCTGCTGAAAAAAGCCCTGGAAAAAAGACGCCTGATCACCTCCGGCCCCATGAATCTGCGCGAGTTCTATCCCCAGGCCCGCGGCATCTTTTTGCTTCTGGCCATTGGACGCCCCGAAGGAGTGCTGCTGGAGGTTCTTCGCCTGGATGGAATTTTACGGGATCTGACCGGTGTGCTGAACGATCCCAGCTATCGGGTGCTGATCGAGGATGTCACGCAAACCTCCAACCGGGAACTGATGGTGGATACATTAAGCGGCGGCCGCGACTTCCACGCTGACTTCAGATGGAGTTCCCACCTGGAGATCGGCGACCGCCTTTGGGAGGTCACCATCCAGCAGGACACGTCCCTGCGCCAGGGCTCGGCGTTCAATACCGCGGTGTTTTTGCTGACATCGCTGGTGTTCGTCTTTCTGATTTGCACACTGCTGCTGACCATCGCCAACCGGATTATCACGGTGGAAGAAATCGTGGATGAAAAAACCCAGCATCTGATTGATCTGAACGTGCAACTGAAAAAAGCGTCAGAAACCAAGTCCGAATTCCTGGCCAACATGAGCCACGAAATCCGCACTCCGCTGAATGTGATCGTCGGCATGTCCGATCTGCTGGAAGAATCCCCGCTGAACGAAGACCAGAAACACTATGTGGATATTTCAAAAAAGGCCGGTCACAACCTTTTAAGCATTATCAATGACATTCTGGACATATCCAAGATCGAGGCCGGCCTGCTGACGCTGGAAAAGACTGAAGTCGATCTGCACAGCCTGGTCAACGATATCACCGAGATGTTTGAGCTGAAGGCCCGGGAGAAAAATCTGGAGCTGTCCGTCTATCTGAGCGAAGACACGCACAGCATTTTCATGGGGGACCCGACCCGCATTCGCCAGGTGCTTTCCAACCTGATCAGCAACTCTTTAAAGTTCACCACCGATGGCTCGATCCGGGTGGAGGTGATGAAGAACCAGACAGAAATGGAAGGCAATCTGATCTTCCACGTCAGCGACACCGGTATTGGCATTCCGCGCGACAAGATCCCGCAGCTGTTTCAGCCGTTCACTCAAGCCGACTCCACCATCACCCGCAAGTTCGGCGGCACCGGACTGGGACTTTCCATCTCCAAGCGTCTTGTTAAGATGATGAACGGAGACATCACCGTTGAAAGTGAACTGCACCGCGGAAGCCGCTTTTCCTTCAGTCTGAATCTGCCATGGCTGCGGGACGTGCCGGCGGAAGGTGAACACACCGCCGAAGAAATCAGCCAGGTTCCAACCGGCCCTGCAGCAGAGCAGGAGCCCCTGTCCATTCTTATTGTTGATGACACGGAAGACAACCGTCTGCTGATCAAGGCGTACCTGAAAAACACTCCCCACCAGATCAGCGAGGCCTGCAATGGACGCCAGGCATTGGAACTGGCACAAAAGCAGCGCTTTGATCTTATATTGATGGATATGCAGATGCCAGTGATGGATGGTTTTACTGCCACCCAGAAGATCCGCAAATGGGAACAAGACCACCAGCGACCTGCTTCCACAATCTGGGCCCTCACTGCCTTTGCACTGAAAAATGAAATTGATCGCAGTCTTTCGGTCGGTTGCAATCTGCACCTGATCAAACCCCTGCGCAAAGCCGATCTGTTAAATCATATTCAAAAACTGAGCGAAGAACGACACCAGCATCGCTAG
- a CDS encoding DUF4360 domain-containing protein, translated as MSLLLSAPAALAQTPPGIRIHSIQAVGTGCPAGTYNATISPDAQTFSLLLDNFIAESTMHRPIVRLNCELKVNFQVPAGWTFAVTSADYRGFAYAEAGTMVTHQALYSFDGSKPRNERPGYENGGTYNFRAQEFRGPYNDTYYIRHQVDTRVAPWAACNANSIQSLYITTYLMARNLNLSSLLTAQITLDSIDGQVQSQRYQLAWKTCRPSNGGVHQPPGRDPGPGRPNNPGRPPRFP; from the coding sequence ATGTCTTTATTATTATCGGCACCAGCCGCTTTGGCTCAAACGCCACCCGGCATCCGTATTCACAGCATTCAGGCCGTTGGCACTGGCTGTCCGGCAGGAACTTACAACGCCACAATCTCTCCGGATGCGCAGACGTTCTCTTTGCTTCTGGATAATTTTATCGCTGAATCCACCATGCACCGCCCGATTGTCCGACTGAACTGCGAACTGAAGGTGAACTTCCAGGTTCCCGCAGGATGGACTTTTGCTGTGACCTCTGCAGACTATCGCGGCTTTGCTTATGCAGAAGCCGGAACGATGGTGACTCATCAGGCGCTTTATTCATTCGACGGCAGCAAGCCCCGCAATGAGCGTCCGGGCTATGAAAACGGCGGCACTTATAATTTCCGCGCGCAGGAATTCCGCGGACCTTACAACGACACTTACTACATCCGTCACCAAGTCGACACTCGCGTCGCACCGTGGGCGGCCTGTAACGCCAACTCCATTCAGTCTTTGTACATCACAACATATCTGATGGCGCGCAACTTGAATCTGTCGTCACTGCTGACGGCCCAGATCACTCTGGACAGTATTGATGGTCAGGTGCAGTCACAAAGATACCAGTTGGCCTGGAAGACCTGCCGACCAAGCAATGGTGGGGTCCATCAGCCACCGGGGCGTGATCCTGGGCCGGGCCGACCGAACAATCCGGGAAGACCACCGCGTTTCCCATAA
- a CDS encoding DUF4360 domain-containing protein, which produces MKGKLLIAIAGMISAMSLQANAQEIRLGQPAYGGTGCPAGSASVTVSPDASALSILFDNYVAEAGNGRSMDRKSCNISVPVTVPSGYSVAVIQVDYRGFNFVPRGGMSRFDAEYFWAGARGPRVSRTFMGPVNDSYTISDGLLASTMVWTPCGANVNLRVNTSMMARSNGRGEQTLATVDSADISSGLVYHLQWRRCR; this is translated from the coding sequence ATGAAAGGTAAACTATTGATCGCAATCGCGGGGATGATCTCTGCCATGAGTCTGCAAGCCAACGCTCAGGAAATTCGCCTGGGTCAACCAGCCTACGGTGGTACCGGCTGTCCAGCAGGAAGCGCCAGTGTCACAGTCAGTCCGGATGCTTCAGCACTCAGTATCCTGTTTGACAACTATGTGGCGGAAGCCGGCAACGGCCGCTCCATGGATCGCAAATCCTGTAACATCTCTGTTCCAGTGACAGTGCCAAGCGGTTACAGCGTGGCGGTGATCCAGGTCGACTACCGTGGATTCAACTTCGTGCCTCGTGGCGGTATGTCCCGCTTTGATGCGGAGTACTTCTGGGCCGGCGCCCGTGGTCCTCGCGTCAGCCGCACATTCATGGGTCCGGTAAATGACAGCTACACGATCTCTGACGGCCTTCTTGCCAGCACTATGGTTTGGACGCCGTGCGGAGCGAACGTGAACTTGCGTGTCAACACATCCATGATGGCAAGATCCAACGGCCGTGGCGAACAGACCCTGGCAACAGTGGACAGTGCCGACATCAGCTCAGGCCTGGTCTACCACTTGCAATGGAGACGTTGCAGATAG
- a CDS encoding RtcB family protein — MPVLSNIKSAHVPVKIWSPDSEVESQALKQLQNVASLPFVFKHVAAMPDVHLGIGATVGSVIATKGAVIPAAVGVDIGCGMIAARLNVNPEMVLHDLDRLRAGIESVIPLGHESNKRLTKEVQSWQGWKHMPESVSLLRLKDRASHQLGSLGGGNHFIEICTDEEGSVWVMLHSGSRNVGKSLAEEHIRGAKSEISRLAVKLPDPDLAYYLEGTSEYENYMRDLEWAQSYALENREEMLRRVMEVISHHVGKKGAPLPHSLKVNCHHNYATREVHYGENVLVTRKGAVRARKDDLGIIPGSMGARSYIVRGKGNAESFDSCSHGAGRRMSRSEAKRRFSLEDLQKQTAGVECRKDAGVIDEIPGAYKDIDQVMKNQTDLVEVMAVLKQVLCVKG, encoded by the coding sequence ATGCCAGTCCTGTCGAATATCAAGTCTGCTCATGTTCCGGTAAAAATCTGGTCTCCGGATTCCGAAGTGGAGTCACAAGCACTGAAGCAGCTTCAGAATGTTGCATCGTTGCCATTTGTTTTTAAGCACGTGGCTGCGATGCCTGATGTGCATCTGGGAATTGGAGCCACTGTCGGAAGCGTGATTGCCACCAAAGGTGCGGTGATCCCTGCGGCGGTCGGTGTGGATATAGGCTGTGGCATGATCGCGGCACGTCTGAACGTAAATCCCGAGATGGTTCTGCATGATTTGGATCGGTTGCGTGCAGGCATTGAAAGTGTGATTCCCTTGGGGCATGAGTCCAACAAACGCCTCACCAAGGAGGTGCAAAGCTGGCAGGGCTGGAAGCACATGCCAGAGTCCGTGTCGCTGTTGCGCCTGAAAGACCGCGCGTCCCATCAGTTGGGAAGTCTTGGCGGAGGCAATCACTTTATTGAAATCTGCACGGACGAAGAGGGCTCGGTGTGGGTGATGCTGCATTCAGGCTCCCGCAATGTCGGCAAAAGCCTGGCTGAGGAACACATCCGGGGTGCTAAAAGTGAAATTTCGCGTCTGGCGGTGAAACTGCCGGATCCGGATCTGGCGTATTATCTGGAAGGCACCAGTGAATACGAAAATTACATGCGTGATCTGGAATGGGCGCAAAGTTATGCTCTGGAAAACCGCGAAGAGATGCTTCGTCGGGTGATGGAGGTGATCTCTCATCACGTCGGCAAAAAAGGGGCCCCGCTGCCGCACTCGCTCAAGGTCAACTGTCACCACAACTATGCCACGCGGGAGGTTCACTATGGCGAAAACGTCCTGGTCACACGCAAAGGGGCCGTGCGTGCGCGTAAAGATGATCTGGGGATTATCCCTGGCTCCATGGGGGCAAGGTCGTACATCGTGCGCGGCAAGGGCAATGCGGAATCTTTTGACTCCTGTTCGCACGGGGCGGGCCGGCGGATGTCACGCTCTGAAGCCAAACGTCGATTCAGTCTTGAAGATTTGCAGAAACAAACAGCGGGCGTGGAGTGTCGCAAGGATGCCGGGGTGATTGATGAAATTCCCGGAGCCTACAAGGACATCGACCAGGTGATGAAAAATCAAACAGATCTGGTCGAGGTCATGGCGGTGTTAAAACAGGTACTGTGTGTGAAAGGCTAG